Proteins found in one Channa argus isolate prfri chromosome 7, Channa argus male v1.0, whole genome shotgun sequence genomic segment:
- the si:dkeyp-97a10.2 gene encoding uncharacterized protein si:dkeyp-97a10.2 isoform X1 has protein sequence MDQQYFLCWRVASLLLLMPCGLQCMSVHVLTEQPVHVIPGSSLVLKARIERGPLEEVSVITWEREPETGIAPVSVTLATCPGGSRNCAGTRPNVHVNMEQQETTLQINGYSREDSGVYAVTVTDHTGVKTTAHCIVREYEAVHHVSVSVNVSHSSLVCGEAWGTDPHFNWLHEQVAITETVGRVSKDGTTLFVTMTPLCGHFTCMVSNKLGHSSATYTAAPCETEGRGTTAAVVCLVLLLLFGGVLTFLLWRRHRHNNRGERLREHLDDTI, from the exons ATGGACCAGCAGTACTTCCTGTGCTGGAGAGTTGCTTCACTGCTTCTCTTGA TGCCATGTGGCCTCCAGTGTATGTCAGTGCACGTCCTCACCGAGCAACCGGTGCATGTAATCCCCGGCTCCAGTCTGGTTCTGAAAGCCCGCATTGAGCGGGGACCTTTAGAAGAGGTCTCCGTAATTACCTGGGAACGGGAGCCTGAAACTGGAATTGCTCCTGTGAGCGTGACACTGGCCACATGCCCTGGCGGAAGCCGCAACTGCGCTGGTACGAGGCCAAACGTGCACGTGAACATGGAGCAGCAGGAGACGACACTTCAGATTAATGGATACAGCAGAGAGGACAGCGGCGTGTACGCTGTGACTGTGACAGATCACACAGGAGTCAAGACCACTGCACACTGCATCGTCAGGGAATATG AGGCAGTGCACCACGTCTCCGTCAGCGTCAACGTGTCTCACTCCTCGCTGGTGTGCGGTGAGGCCTGGGGGACGGACCCCCATTTCAACTGGCTCCATGAGCAAGTGGCTATCACTGAGACTGTGGGCAGAGTCTCCAAAGATGGAACCACCTTGTTTGTCACTATGACTCCTCTTTGTGGCCATTTCACCTGCATGGTTAGCAACAAACTGGGCCACAGTTCTGCAACCTACACTGCAG CACCTTGCGAGACAGAGGGCAGAGGGACAACGGCAGCCGTAGTTTGTCTcgtcctcctgctgctgttcgGCGGAGTGCTGACATTTCTGCTGTGGAG gaGACACAGGCACAATAACAGAGGAGAGAGGCTGCGTGAACACTTGGATGACaccatctaa
- the si:dkeyp-97a10.2 gene encoding uncharacterized protein si:dkeyp-97a10.2 isoform X2 → MDQQYFLCWRVASLLLLMPCGLQCMSVHVLTEQPVHVIPGSSLVLKARIERGPLEEVSVITWEREPETGIAPVSVTLATCPGGSRNCAGTRPNVHVNMEQQETTLQINGYSREDSGVYAVTVTDHTGVKTTAHCIVREYEAVHHVSVSVNVSHSSLVCGEAWGTDPHFNWLHEQVAITETVGRVSKDGTTLFVTMTPLCGHFTCMVSNKLGHSSATYTAGDTGTITEERGCVNTWMTPSKNKKHTSLLLRHLC, encoded by the exons ATGGACCAGCAGTACTTCCTGTGCTGGAGAGTTGCTTCACTGCTTCTCTTGA TGCCATGTGGCCTCCAGTGTATGTCAGTGCACGTCCTCACCGAGCAACCGGTGCATGTAATCCCCGGCTCCAGTCTGGTTCTGAAAGCCCGCATTGAGCGGGGACCTTTAGAAGAGGTCTCCGTAATTACCTGGGAACGGGAGCCTGAAACTGGAATTGCTCCTGTGAGCGTGACACTGGCCACATGCCCTGGCGGAAGCCGCAACTGCGCTGGTACGAGGCCAAACGTGCACGTGAACATGGAGCAGCAGGAGACGACACTTCAGATTAATGGATACAGCAGAGAGGACAGCGGCGTGTACGCTGTGACTGTGACAGATCACACAGGAGTCAAGACCACTGCACACTGCATCGTCAGGGAATATG AGGCAGTGCACCACGTCTCCGTCAGCGTCAACGTGTCTCACTCCTCGCTGGTGTGCGGTGAGGCCTGGGGGACGGACCCCCATTTCAACTGGCTCCATGAGCAAGTGGCTATCACTGAGACTGTGGGCAGAGTCTCCAAAGATGGAACCACCTTGTTTGTCACTATGACTCCTCTTTGTGGCCATTTCACCTGCATGGTTAGCAACAAACTGGGCCACAGTTCTGCAACCTACACTGCAG gaGACACAGGCACAATAACAGAGGAGAGAGGCTGCGTGAACACTTGGATGACaccatctaaaaacaaaaaacacacatcccTGTTATTGAGACATCTCTGTTGA
- the si:dkeyp-97a10.2 gene encoding uncharacterized protein si:dkeyp-97a10.2 isoform X3: MSVHVLTEQPVHVIPGSSLVLKARIERGPLEEVSVITWEREPETGIAPVSVTLATCPGGSRNCAGTRPNVHVNMEQQETTLQINGYSREDSGVYAVTVTDHTGVKTTAHCIVREYEAVHHVSVSVNVSHSSLVCGEAWGTDPHFNWLHEQVAITETVGRVSKDGTTLFVTMTPLCGHFTCMVSNKLGHSSATYTAAPCETEGRGTTAAVVCLVLLLLFGGVLTFLLWRRHRHNNRGERLREHLDDTI; encoded by the exons ATGTCAGTGCACGTCCTCACCGAGCAACCGGTGCATGTAATCCCCGGCTCCAGTCTGGTTCTGAAAGCCCGCATTGAGCGGGGACCTTTAGAAGAGGTCTCCGTAATTACCTGGGAACGGGAGCCTGAAACTGGAATTGCTCCTGTGAGCGTGACACTGGCCACATGCCCTGGCGGAAGCCGCAACTGCGCTGGTACGAGGCCAAACGTGCACGTGAACATGGAGCAGCAGGAGACGACACTTCAGATTAATGGATACAGCAGAGAGGACAGCGGCGTGTACGCTGTGACTGTGACAGATCACACAGGAGTCAAGACCACTGCACACTGCATCGTCAGGGAATATG AGGCAGTGCACCACGTCTCCGTCAGCGTCAACGTGTCTCACTCCTCGCTGGTGTGCGGTGAGGCCTGGGGGACGGACCCCCATTTCAACTGGCTCCATGAGCAAGTGGCTATCACTGAGACTGTGGGCAGAGTCTCCAAAGATGGAACCACCTTGTTTGTCACTATGACTCCTCTTTGTGGCCATTTCACCTGCATGGTTAGCAACAAACTGGGCCACAGTTCTGCAACCTACACTGCAG CACCTTGCGAGACAGAGGGCAGAGGGACAACGGCAGCCGTAGTTTGTCTcgtcctcctgctgctgttcgGCGGAGTGCTGACATTTCTGCTGTGGAG gaGACACAGGCACAATAACAGAGGAGAGAGGCTGCGTGAACACTTGGATGACaccatctaa